Proteins encoded within one genomic window of bacterium:
- a CDS encoding GDP-L-fucose synthase gives MELKGKKILLTGGSGFLGKFVQKELMASGVREEDIRIPNHLDNDLRVWKNCEEAVLGMDLVVHLAASVGGIGFNQRNPGVLFYDNMIMGAHLMEAARKRGVEKFIQIGTVCAYPKFTPVPFKEDNLWDGYPEETNAPYGVAKKALLVQAQAYRQQYGLNAIYLLPVNLYGPGDNFHLEDSHVIPALIRKCVEAVDSGSDTITVWGTGEPTREFLYVEDCARGIVLAARDYDDPEPVNLGSGEEISIRDLITLIARITGFDGNILWDATRPDGQPRRCLDTERAGKFGFKAEVSFEDGIARTVQWYIEKGEGAL, from the coding sequence TTGGAATTAAAAGGTAAAAAAATTCTTCTTACGGGCGGCAGCGGTTTCCTGGGTAAATTCGTCCAGAAGGAACTTATGGCAAGCGGTGTGCGTGAAGAAGATATCCGCATACCTAATCACCTGGATAACGATCTCAGGGTATGGAAAAACTGCGAGGAAGCAGTCCTTGGGATGGACCTGGTGGTCCACCTTGCGGCAAGCGTAGGCGGGATCGGGTTCAACCAGCGAAATCCGGGGGTCCTTTTCTACGATAACATGATCATGGGTGCCCACCTCATGGAGGCGGCCCGCAAGCGTGGTGTTGAAAAGTTTATTCAGATAGGAACGGTTTGCGCCTACCCCAAGTTCACACCGGTACCGTTTAAAGAAGACAATCTCTGGGACGGGTACCCTGAAGAGACAAACGCTCCCTATGGTGTCGCCAAAAAAGCACTCCTCGTCCAGGCTCAGGCTTACAGACAACAGTACGGGTTAAACGCCATCTATCTCCTCCCGGTAAACCTTTACGGTCCGGGGGACAACTTCCACCTGGAAGATTCCCACGTAATACCTGCCCTTATCCGAAAGTGCGTCGAAGCGGTGGATTCCGGTTCGGACACCATCACAGTCTGGGGTACCGGGGAACCAACACGGGAGTTTCTCTATGTGGAAGACTGCGCCAGAGGGATTGTTCTGGCTGCCCGGGACTACGACGATCCTGAACCGGTGAACCTGGGATCCGGCGAGGAGATCAGCATCAGGGATCTAATTACCCTTATTGCCCGAATAACCGGGTTTGACGGAAACATACTCTGGGACGCGACCAGACCTGACGGGCAGCCTCGCCGATGTCTCGATACGGAAAGGGCCGGGAAGTTCGGTTTCAAAGCGGAGGTTTCCTTTGAAGACGGAATAGCCAGAACGGTCCAGTGGTATATTGAGAAAGGGGAGGGGGCGCTATGA
- the gmd gene encoding GDP-mannose 4,6-dehydratase: MKRALITGITGQDGSYLAEFLLNKGYEVHGIIRRASTFNTDRVDHIYVDPHATDAAFFLHYGDLADSGQIDNLIYNIEPHEIYHLGAQSHVRVSFDIPEYTGDVTGLGTTRILEAVRRSGVKSRLYQASSSELYGNSPPPQNENTPFKPRSPYAAAKLYAYWMTVNYREAYDIHASNGIMFNHESPRRGETFVTRKITRALASILAGKQDKIFLGNLKSRRDWGFAPEYIEAMWLILQQDKPGDYVIATGQAYSVEEFLQEAFSYAGLDPKKHVEIDPKYFRPTEVDVLIGDASRAREVLEWEPKVSFRELVRIMVDADMEAQGLDAIGEGQTVLKDKGLDWMGKP, translated from the coding sequence ATGAAACGCGCGTTAATAACCGGCATCACCGGTCAGGACGGCTCCTACCTCGCTGAATTTTTGTTGAACAAAGGTTACGAGGTTCACGGGATCATAAGGCGTGCCAGCACTTTCAACACCGATCGAGTCGACCATATCTACGTTGATCCCCACGCCACCGACGCGGCATTTTTTCTGCATTACGGCGATCTGGCCGATTCCGGTCAGATAGACAACCTGATCTACAACATTGAACCGCATGAGATCTACCATCTCGGAGCCCAGAGCCATGTGAGGGTCAGTTTTGACATCCCTGAATACACAGGTGATGTTACCGGGCTTGGGACAACGCGGATCCTGGAAGCCGTTCGAAGAAGCGGCGTAAAATCCCGACTGTACCAGGCATCCAGCAGCGAACTGTACGGTAACTCTCCGCCACCCCAGAACGAGAACACACCTTTTAAACCGCGCAGTCCTTACGCTGCTGCAAAGCTCTACGCATACTGGATGACGGTCAATTACCGCGAGGCTTATGATATTCACGCCAGTAACGGTATTATGTTCAACCATGAAAGCCCCAGGAGGGGTGAGACCTTTGTCACCAGGAAGATAACAAGGGCTTTGGCAAGCATCCTCGCAGGGAAGCAGGACAAGATTTTCCTGGGGAACCTCAAATCCCGGAGAGACTGGGGTTTTGCCCCCGAATACATTGAAGCCATGTGGCTCATCCTCCAGCAGGATAAACCAGGCGATTACGTTATTGCCACCGGACAGGCCTATTCCGTGGAAGAGTTCCTCCAGGAAGCCTTCAGCTACGCGGGCCTGGATCCCAAAAAACATGTGGAGATCGATCCAAAATATTTCCGGCCCACCGAGGTGGATGTTCTGATCGGTGATGCGAGCCGGGCCAGGGAGGTACTTGAGTGGGAACCAAAGGTCTCGTTCAGGGAACTGGTGCGTATTATGGTGGACGCTGACATGGAAGCTCAGGGCCTTGACGCCATTGGCGAGGGACAAACCGTTCTGAAGGACAAGGGCCTGGATTGGATGGGGAAACCTTAA